The following coding sequences lie in one Tichowtungia aerotolerans genomic window:
- the tkt gene encoding transketolase, with protein MDLKLIANTIRGLSVDGVQAANSGHPGLPLGMADVAAVLWTQFLKHNPDNPDWADRDRFVLSAGHGSMLIYSLLHLAGYDLPMEELKNFRQWGSKTAGHPEYGHTIGVETTTGPLGQGCSNAVGMALAEKMLAARFNTEAQKIVDHYTYVIASEGEFMEGISHEAFSFAGNHGLGDLIVFYDENFISIEGDTHITYTDDVEKRMEAYGWHVQRINGHDYDDIINATRVAQKEVNKPSVIICNTTIGFGSPNKAGSHDCHGAPLGEDEVALTKEALGMPSDKHFYVPDEVYATFKEAAVENAKKEAMWNDLFAEYAKANPEKAAEWKQCMKGELPETLGKLIADFEAGGSIATRSASGKVLQDLAKAVPYLIGGSADLAPSNNTNLKDMGDIGANSFDGRNLHFGVREIGMGGIMNGIQVHGGFRVFGATFLVFADYVRPTTRVAALMNLPVIYVYTHDSFYVGEDGPTHQPIETLMSLRITPNVTVIRPSDATETKSAWIAALENKSGPTALLLTRQNLPIFDREEFAPADNLKKGAYTIWENAESDHDILIVASGSEVWISIEAGKKLAEEGKKVRVVSMPSWELFEKQDAEYKASVFPATTKCRLAVEAGWPAGWEKYVGDAGKIIGIDHFGASAPGGKLAEEFGINADNIYKTAKEMIG; from the coding sequence ATGGATCTTAAGCTGATTGCAAACACCATTCGCGGCCTGTCAGTGGACGGCGTACAGGCTGCCAACTCAGGTCATCCGGGGCTTCCGCTCGGCATGGCGGATGTCGCCGCAGTACTCTGGACGCAGTTCCTGAAACACAACCCGGACAACCCGGACTGGGCCGACCGCGACCGCTTTGTTCTGTCTGCCGGGCACGGTTCAATGCTGATCTACAGCCTGCTTCACCTCGCCGGTTACGATCTGCCCATGGAAGAACTGAAAAATTTCCGTCAGTGGGGAAGCAAAACGGCCGGCCACCCGGAATACGGCCACACGATCGGTGTAGAAACAACAACCGGACCGCTCGGCCAGGGGTGCTCCAATGCCGTCGGAATGGCGCTGGCTGAAAAAATGCTGGCCGCACGCTTCAACACCGAAGCACAAAAAATCGTCGACCACTACACCTACGTTATCGCGTCCGAAGGTGAATTCATGGAAGGCATCTCCCACGAAGCCTTTTCATTCGCCGGAAATCATGGTCTTGGCGACCTGATCGTTTTCTACGATGAAAACTTCATTTCCATCGAAGGCGACACCCACATCACCTACACCGACGATGTTGAAAAACGCATGGAAGCCTACGGATGGCACGTCCAGCGTATCAACGGCCACGACTATGACGACATCATCAACGCCACCCGCGTTGCTCAGAAGGAAGTCAACAAACCTTCCGTCATCATCTGCAACACCACCATCGGTTTCGGATCACCGAACAAAGCCGGGTCTCACGACTGCCACGGCGCCCCGCTCGGCGAAGACGAAGTGGCTCTGACCAAAGAAGCGCTCGGCATGCCGTCTGACAAACATTTCTATGTTCCGGACGAAGTCTACGCAACCTTCAAAGAAGCCGCCGTTGAAAATGCAAAAAAAGAGGCCATGTGGAATGACCTGTTTGCAGAATATGCCAAAGCCAATCCCGAGAAAGCTGCGGAATGGAAGCAGTGCATGAAAGGCGAACTGCCGGAAACACTGGGCAAACTGATTGCCGACTTCGAAGCAGGCGGCTCCATCGCAACCCGTTCTGCTTCCGGAAAAGTGCTGCAGGATCTGGCGAAAGCGGTCCCATATCTTATCGGCGGTTCTGCCGACCTGGCTCCGTCCAACAACACGAACCTGAAAGATATGGGCGACATCGGCGCGAACTCCTTTGATGGACGCAACCTCCACTTCGGTGTGCGCGAAATCGGCATGGGCGGCATCATGAACGGAATTCAGGTGCATGGCGGATTCCGCGTGTTCGGAGCCACCTTCCTTGTCTTTGCCGACTACGTCCGCCCAACCACTCGTGTTGCGGCCCTGATGAACCTGCCGGTTATCTACGTCTACACGCATGACAGCTTCTACGTCGGAGAAGACGGGCCGACCCATCAGCCGATCGAAACGCTGATGAGCCTGCGCATCACCCCGAACGTCACTGTTATCCGTCCGTCAGATGCCACCGAAACCAAAAGCGCATGGATTGCCGCGCTGGAAAACAAATCCGGCCCGACCGCCCTGCTCCTGACCCGCCAGAACCTTCCGATCTTTGATCGCGAAGAGTTCGCCCCGGCTGACAACCTCAAAAAAGGCGCCTACACCATTTGGGAAAACGCCGAAAGCGATCACGACATCCTGATTGTCGCCAGCGGCTCTGAAGTCTGGATTTCCATCGAAGCCGGTAAAAAACTGGCCGAAGAAGGCAAAAAGGTTCGGGTCGTCAGCATGCCGAGTTGGGAACTCTTTGAAAAACAGGATGCGGAATACAAAGCTTCCGTCTTTCCGGCAACCACAAAATGCCGCCTCGCCGTTGAAGCAGGTTGGCCGGCCGGCTGGGAAAAATATGTCGGTGATGCCGGAAAAATCATCGGAATTGACCACTTCGGTGCATCAGCTCCAGGCGGCAAACTTGCAGAAGAATTCGGAATCAACGCCGACAACATCTACAAAACCGCCAAAGAAATGATCGGCTAA